The Engystomops pustulosus chromosome 4, aEngPut4.maternal, whole genome shotgun sequence genome contains a region encoding:
- the LOC140127283 gene encoding C2 calcium-dependent domain-containing protein 4C-like, which translates to MWLLEKLKVPEMPGHMSDLAQRGVHPDKNQRPIPCPYVLTPDRIPEFCIPPLLSSQRGMRMKSLYRSVPDLCGATFVNEYFNTSETHIIQVDSAEEALEEESTNADPQAQAALSLPHLPKAQTSYGFCTLLESPNTRRKESLFHNDPASLPILLPKSHSISSAWKRASSCSSFSTLKLRSLSRSGTLDSETSSSTDSSPFSSPLLHRSPPRCNSLLKALSQDKFFSKALRRKGNSGLSRNNSLSADECSSTDSSPNIIRRVSDGMMDSVFPMDLLYSRGRFMSENAVLLENGGSLRLSTEYCPEAQRLRVRLISVEGLYHPDTDPKTINCFVTLSISPGKQQKQRSTVIRRSRNPIFNEDFFFENLFETELHSRSLKIKVINKMCSIKRDCVLGQTELPLLSILSL; encoded by the coding sequence ATGTGGCTTTTGGAGAAGCTGAAGGTACCAGAAATGCCAGGACATATGTCTGACCTTGCACAAAGAGGAGTTCATCCTGACAAGAACCAACGTCCAATACCTTGTCCCTATGTGTTAACTCCAGACAGAATCCCTGAGTTCTGCATCCCTCCCTTGCTTTCATCGCAGAGGGGAATGAGAATGAAATCACTTTATAGGTCAGTTCCTGACCTCTGTGGAGCAACCTTTGTAAATGAATATTTTAACACATCAGAGACGCATATTATTCAAGTGGACAGCGCAGAGGAAGCCCTGGAAGAGGAAAGTACAAATGCTGACCCTCAAGCACAAGCAGCCCTTTCCTTGCCACATCTTCCCAAAGCTCAAACTTCCTATGGATTCTGTACCTTACTAGAAAGTCCAAACACAAGAAGGAAAGAATCTCTCTTCCATAATGACCCTGCCAGCCTTCCAATTTTGCTGCCTAAGTCACACTCTATTTCATCTGCATGGAAACGGGCATCTTCATGCAGTAGTTTTTCAACATTAAAACTGAGGTCATTGAGCCGATCTGGCACCTTGGACAGCGAAACTTCGTCTTCTACAGACTCATCACCTTTTAGCTCTCCTCTACTTCACAGATCTCCACCTAGGTGTAACTCTTTGCTGAAAGCTTTAAGCCAGGACAAGTTCTTCTCCAAAGCACTTAGAAGGAAGGGGAACTCAGGGCTGTCTAGAAACAATTCACTCTCAGCCGATGAGTGTAGTTCGACTGATAGCAGTCCTAACATAATTCGGAGAGTTTCTGATGGAATGATGGATTCTGTCTTTCCAATGGATCTTCTGTATTCCAGAGGCAGATTCATGTCAGAAAATGCTGTGTTGCTAGAAAATGGAGGTTCACTTCGCCTATCTACAGAATATTGTCCTGAAGCACAGAGACTGCGTGTCCGACTCATAAGTGTTGAAGGACTTTACCACCCCGATACTGACCCTAAAACCATCAACTGTTTTGTAACactttctatcagtcctggaaaACAACAGAAGCAGCGGAGTACCGTCATCAGAAGGAGTAGAAACCCTATCTTTAATGAGGACTTTTTCTTTGAGAATTTATTTGAAACAGAACTACATAGCCGGAGTCTTAAAATTAAGGTCATCAACAAAATGTGCAGCATTAAAAGAGACTGTGTTCTTGGACAAACTGAGCTTCCCTTGCTTAGCATCCTTTCATTATGA